The Oncorhynchus nerka isolate Pitt River linkage group LG12, Oner_Uvic_2.0, whole genome shotgun sequence genome contains the following window.
CTTGAACTCTTCATATGTTTTTCGATATGACTCCCTCTGAgtcttctccctccaccctcccattCTGAATGTAGTCTGTGTACCCATATTCAAATTCCCATTTCCTTAAATGACCTAACCATCACAATAGGGGAATTTATGTTCAGCAATAGGGAGTGAGGAAGAAGGTGCCTGCACATTTCAGTAGATCAAACGCTGTGCACGCAGTTGGTTTGATTTTGTTCCGCTTGAGAGGGTTTGTGATACTGATTTAAATCTGTTTATGTTGGATACATTTTGTGGATTTCAACAGCTACTTGTCTGATTACATGTATTCAAGTGTGAATATCCAAATAGGTACCCAGAACGAAGAAGTCTGTAGAAGAATGGACAGGATTCAACATCTGTTATTATGGGGTGAGCTCCTGCTTTTGACAAATGCATTCATTCTTATGTGTAAATGAATGTTTTAAAGGTGAACCTTGTAGGGTGTAAAGAAACAAGCAGTAAGTCAATTGTAGATCTATGAAACAAATATTGTATTTGGCAGCTTAAACCACTAAGAATGACGCAAGAATGAGAGAGTTGCTTAATTATTCAAAATGCCAAGTGACATTTATAAGAGATATTCTGTTTGGGAATAATGTATCCAAAACATCCTTGAGTGGCTATCCGTCATATGAAAATGTCATGTAAAGACATCCCATAAATAAAAGGCATCCAATGGCACCCAGTTGTGTTGATATGAAATACCAGTGGCATCAATTTCAATTTACTAATCTAATCAATAACCCGTATTCATAAAGCGtctatgatctaaaaggcaaaaatGATCCTCGATCAGCACTCCTATTTGGAGATGTTTTATGAATACAAGCCTGAATGTTAGGAGctaaaataaataacattttaacatgtgtTTCAACCATGGGTCCTTCAATTGGCTGAATAGGGTCATTGATCAGCATACTGAAGAGGAAAATGCCTGTTTGCTGAATATGATCTtgagttttctctctctctctctccctcctcccagctgtGTTGGTGGTGTGCTGTTTAGCTGAGCGGCAGTACTTCCTCCAGTCGAACTCATCCACCTGGGAACAGGCCAGACTCCACTGCCAGGTAGAACACAAAGATAtagagagtagaggtcgaccgattatgattcttcaacgccaataccgattattggaggaccaaaaaaagcagatactgattttatgtatatatttgcaataatgacaattacaacaatactgaatgaacaattaaaacttttatttaaatgttttattctggGGGGCTCCCTAAGTGTGTGCAGGTTTATCTCCAACCTAGCTTTAAAATGCCTGGTTAAACCAGTAACTAGGTTGAGAATGATGATGATATCAAATATTAGTGCTggactggaacaaaagcctgcacccgTTCTGGCCCTCCAGGACCCAGTAAAAGCCACCCCTGATCTAACTCATAACTTTGTCATGTTAGGTGTGCTATAAAGATTTGGTGAGCCTCACCCCTGACAACAACCTGCAACTCGTCCATAACCTAAACTCTAGTTACTGGATCGGCCTCCGCAAGACTATCCGCAATGACTCCTACCCCTGGTCCAGCTGGTCCAACGGAGACCCCCTCACCTTCCAGAACTGGTACCCTGGCCACCCCGTACTCTCCAAGCCCAAGGACCATGTGATGAAAGATAACTACGGCTCCAGCCTCCCCAATGAATGTGGGTGTTCCTGCACCAATGAGGGCAAGCCTACCAATGTTACCCCGGCACCTACTGCTGCCGGTAGCTACAATGATACTGGTTACGGTAATGATACAGATGACCCTTTCCCAGAGGATGAAAACATGACAACGTTATCAACGATGGAAGCCATGGCAAAGATGAAAGTAATAGAGAAAGCTGAGAGGACAACAATGGCAACAGAGGTGACAACGATGACATCTGAAATGACTACGGGACCAACGTTCTTTACAGGAGTTACTGGTGGCATCAGTGGGACGAATGAGACGGACACAGATGAGAACCAGTGCATAGCCCTATACAGTTTTGGACTTTGGTTTGATCAAATCTGCTCAAAGCCTACCCCCTATATCTGCTATGAAGGTAGGGGGgggtttaatttatttattttctttaaaaaatggAATTTAGTGTGATGTTGGCTTTCTGGGAAGTAGATTGAGATGCTGATGTTGGGGGGTGTAATAATTACTGGTAATCATATTGATATGTTTTCTATTTGACTCGCACCCTTTTCCCCGTGTTTGTCACCTTCTCTTACCCCCTCACCCAACCCACCCCGATCAACAACCGCATCTCACCTGTGTATGTAGACCGTTTCTACGGGAACGCCACCATGACCAACAAGACCCTACACAACGGGACTCTGCACTGGACCCGCGGGCCTGGTGACATCAGTGACTACAGGGTGGAGGTCAACTCTTCTGACTACAACCTGACCCTAAACCACAGCAACTTGAACCGGACTTACTTGACCTACGACCTTTCCAACCTCACCGCCGGCACCCAGTACAAAGTCCAGGTGTTCCCCATTAAGTGTGGAAGGGACCTCAACCCACAGAACGTCTCCTTCTACACCAGTGAGTATGGGGAATAGCACTAGTATCAAATGTCACTGTTGAATAGGGCCACTACAACTGCTGTTACTGctacaaccactattactgctactactgctactgtacaACTACTACTAAAACTTGTAGTAGTGTAGATGCTAGATAGATAGAAattacatgtacagtgccttcagaaactattcgtACCCCTCGACTAATTTcacatttggttgtgttacatacagcctgaattctaaatggttgagaaaaatatatatttaaaccatctacacacaatacccataatgatgaagtgaaaacatgtttttagaaatgtttgcacatttattgaaaatgaaatacagaaatatcttatttacataagcacacccctgagttaatactttgtagaagcacctttggcagcaattacagcattgaCCAGTCTtgggtaggtctgtatcagctttgcacatctggatttggggattttctcccattcttccttgtaGATTTTCTCAAGATCTTAGATGGGGAGTggcggtgaacagcaatcttcaagtctttccacagattttcattgggattcaagtctgggcattggctgggccgctcaaggactttcacattcttgttctggaGCCATTCCCacattgctttggctgtatgcttggggtcattgcaaTGTTGGAATGTAAATCGTTGCCCCCAGCCTAGGgttgtttgcactctgaagcaggttctcatcaaggattggCCTGTATTTGGcaccattcattgttccctctatccttaccagtctcccaggccctgctgctgaaaatcaccctcacagcatgatgctgtcaccaccatgcttcactgtagggatggtgttagactggttttctccagaccacagaatattttgccttaGGCTCTGAgtctttcaaatgtatttttgcaaactccatgcatgctgtcatgtgcctttatcTAAGGCAgaggtgggcaactccagtccttgagggcctgattggtgtcacactttttctccatccccagcaaacacagctgattaatcaaattgcattctaaactgaagatcatgatttggtgattattggagtcaggggTGTTAGCTGGGGttggggcaaaactgtgacaccaatcaggccctcgaggactggaacTGCCCAACTCTGATCTAAGGAGTAGCTTCTGTTCTTGCCACCCAACCATAAAGCCCAGACTGGTgaagtactgtagagactgttgtccttctggcaggttctcccatctcagccaaggaactctgtagttctgtcagagtggtcattgggttcttggtcacctccatgaccaaggtccttcttgcccggttgctcagtttggtcagatggccagctctaggcagagccACTATATTCATTCGTACAcctagactttttccaaattttgttacgttacatccttaaattgtttttcccctcatcaatctacatacaataccccataatgacaaagcaaaatatttttttgtttttgtatttaaaaaaaactgatatcacatttacataagtatttagatcctttactcagtactttgttgaatctcctttggcagcgattacagccttgagtcttcttgggtgtgacgttacaagcttggcacacctgtattttgggagtttctcccattcttctctgcagatcctctcaagctctgtcaggttggacggggagcgTTGCGgcactattttcaggtctctccagagatgttcgattgggttcaagtccaggctcaggctaggccactcaatgacattcagagactcgtccctaagctactcctgcgttgtcttgactgtgtgcttagggtcgttgtcctgttggaaggtgaaccttcgatccagtctgaggtcctgagcgctctggaggaggttttcatcaaggatctctgtacgctccgttaatctttccctcgatcctgactagtctcccagtccatattgctgaaaaacatccccaccgcatggtgctgccaccaccaggcttcaccgtagggatggtgccaggtttccaccagacGTGACGCCTGGCATTCtgtccaaagagttcaatcttggtttcatcagaccagagaatcttgtttctcatggtctgaacgttcttttggtgccttttggcaaactccaagtgggctgtcatgtgccttttactgaggagtggcttccatctggccactctgccataaaggcctgatgggtggagtgctgtagagatgtttgtccttctggaaggttctcccatctccacagaagaacattagagctctgtcagactgaccatcgggttcttggtcatctccctgaccaaggccctttgtcattatggggtgttgtgtgtagattgatgatgattttttttttaatatccattttagaataaggctgtaacgtaacaaaatgtggaaaagggaaggggtctgaatactttctgaatgcactgtatatgcctcatcacaattctttctcggagatctacggacagttcctcggacttcatggtatagttactgctctgacatgctctgtcaactgtgggaccttatatacacTCACCGGCAAGTTTGAGGCACACCCATCTAGAACCGGGTCTTTCCCCCACTTTgcttccagaacagcctgaattctttagggcatggattctacaaggtgtcaaatgtTCCATGGGGATTTTGGTCCATGCTGACGCAATGGCATCCCGCAGTTGCTGCAGGTTGGACGGCGGTACATTCATGCTGCGAAAAGTCCATCTCATCTCAAAGATCCTCTATTGGGTTTGGTCAGCAACAATGTTCAGATACACTGTGGCGTTCAATCGTTTCTCAATttgtatcaagggacctaacctGTCCCAGAAAAACATTCCTCACACCAGTACACcactgccaccagcctgtacccaTCCTGTACCACTAGGCAGGATGggtccatggactcatgctgcttacgccaaatcctgagtctgccatcagcatgacgtaACAGGAACTGGGATTCGTCGCACCAGGCAATATTCTTCACTCTTCAGtagtccagtgttggtgatcgtgtgcccactggagccacttcttcttgtttttagctgatcggagtggaacccggtgtggtcatcTGCTGCAATAGGCCACCCGTGACAAGGATAGGTGAATTGTGAactgttatttgtctgtttgtggcccaacctgttagcttgcatgattctcgccattctccttcgacctctcatcatCAAGCTGTTTGCCCCCCataggactgccgctgactggatgttttttctgtgtcgcaccattctcggtaaacctTAGACAATGTcttgcgtgaaaagcccaggaagGGCGGCTGTTTCTGAGATACTAGATCTGGGGTGCTTGGCACCGAAGATCAGACCACGCTCAAAGTCGCTCGGGGAacttgttttgcccattctaacgttcaatcgaacagtaactgaatgcctcgatgcctgctttatatagcaagccacggccacacgactcactgtctgtaggagcgattcATTTTTTTgtgaacggggtggtgtacctaataaactggcccgATAAGTGTAGACAGGTGTTACTTTCTATATCATGTCCAAGCATTTGAACTGGCTACAGGTAGACTCCAATAAAGTTCTAGTGATATCTCGAGCATAagcaaaggaaattggatgcacctaaACTCAATTTGGAGAGTCATAGCAAAGTATTGTGTATACTAATGTAAATTAGATGTCTGtatttaatttaatacatttgctaacatttctaaaaacatgttttcactttgtcattatggggcattctgtgtagatgggtgagagaaatcCATTTAGTACATTTTGCGTTccggctgtaacaacaaaatgtggattaagtctaggggtatgaatactttctaatGGCACTATATGCGTAGATGGTTATTATAATGGTATAACAATGTTAAGGCATCGATATCAGTGGAGATGATGATTATGCTGACTACTGATCATTCATTCTCTCTCAGAGCCTGATGTGATCAAATACCTCAACGTCACCAAGGTCTCAGAAACCAACATCTCCCTGTCCTGGTCCGCTCCTGAGGGCAACCGTGACTTCTACTACATCCAGGTGAGGGGTCAACCTCATCTGAAaatgaccacacacacagagagcgctGTGGTGAAAGGCCTGATACCGGGGGGGTACTACACATTTGATGTCAACGCCAAAGTGGAGGACGAGTCCATCGAGGGAGACCCACTGAACATCTCCTCCTACACCAGTAAGTTACTGCAAACTGTTGTTTGTTGTTGATTTTCCTTTGCAAATGTTTGACTGGTTTTCCTAGAGGGAAGTTTCTATAGGGGAAACAGTAAATAAGGCGTGACACGTCAATTTCATTCCATTGAGAAAATGAATCTGACATGTAATTGTAATTGAAAGGTTAGGATGCAACCGCACCCCAAATCATTTTCATAGATTTCAAATTTGTACATGACCCAGTgcaaattacacacacacactgatctctTCTTTCCCCTTCAGAGCCAGGAAAGGTGTCAAACTTAAAGGTGTCTGATCCTACTGCTGACTCTGTCCACCTCCAATGGGAGCAGCCCGCAGGGAATATCTCTGGGTTTAGAGTGGACGTCTTGCATGAAGAATACGTCAATAACAAGTTTGTCGGCTACCATAGAACAGTAACAAGTACTGTATGTAGGCTGCTATCAAGTATGTAGGCTATCATTGTTCACGTAGCCCAAACCAAACACATACCATTTGACTATTTACTGCTAATGTTTTTATAAATCAAAAGACCCATATGTTTTTTTCCCATTGGATCTTGGGAACCTTGAGAACAATCAGGAAATTGccactttcaaaacaactggaattatttatttttccaaTTTCTCAGTTGTCTTGAAGGCACCAAGTGCATTAAATGACCTGggaattcacatagaaatgtaatGAATAGAACACACTCCATTCTCCAGCTATATGGAACAGAGAACAGTCTCTGATCTACAAGACGAGTGCGTGTGAACAGTATTGACGCAAGGCCATTGCTTGTTTATTTATAGGACGCTGAAATACATAGACCTGAACAATACAAGTCTACGGGTCACGGAACTGCCGGCAGGCGCCAAGCTCTGGCTGAGCGTGGTAGCACTGGTGCCCGACGCATTTGTGAAAGGAGAGCCCAGCACCGTGATTGCCTACACCAGTGAGTTTGGACAGATGATAATGGTGTTGGGAGAAGTTGCCCCTAGACAActaatggttgaggttaggatttggggaggggcagctgatcctagatctgtatcaAGGGGAAATTTTACCCAGGATAATGAGGCATTagttgattgattggatgtttgAGTGGTTGGTTGTTTGGGTGGTTGATTTGTTGAAGGGTTGCTTGATTGGTATGTTGGATAGTATCTTTGTGAATGATGTATAATAACTATATTATCGTAGGAATAGCCGATGCGCTCAATTTGTTACTGTAATGTATTTCCCCTTGTCTCACATGAATCTTTCCCTCTCACCCCCATAGGTCCAGGTGGCATTACAGACTTAGAGTTGGTCCCTGCTACGTACACCATCACGGTGACCTGGACAGCTCCCACGGGCAACTACGAGACTTTCAGCGTTCAGCTCAATCTAACCGCCTTGGAACAGGAAGTCGAAAAAAAGGAGCAAAACGccagtcctctctccttcacGGGACTGAAGGCAGGAGCCGAATATACAGTGACAGTCACCACTCTGAATGGGTATCTCAAGAGCCAACCAAGTAGCGGAACAGTTTTCACTTGTGAGTTATTAGTttaactccctttctctctctctctttgaatagATGAACACAGTCAAgtccaaaatgattggcaccgttgataaagatgagcaaaaaagactgtacaaatactgagctataatgTATGCTCAACATTTTGGCGAAATTATATTATTTCATactattttttgttttgttttacaaataatatatatttttttctttaaaagATGGGGGCCAAAATTATTGCCACCTGTTTTCAATACCTAATCTTGTGAGGATtatggcactgagcctttttctaaaatgttttatgagattggagaacacattgggagggatcttagaccattcctccatacagaaaccttccagatccttgatatccttcatatGTGcctatggactgccctcttcaattaaaaccacaggttttcaatggggttcaagtccggagactgagatggtcATTGCAAAacgttgattttgtggtcaattaacaatttctt
Protein-coding sequences here:
- the LOC115138910 gene encoding receptor-type tyrosine-protein phosphatase eta-like isoform X1 translates to MYSSVNIQIGTQNEEVCRRMDRIQHLLLWAVLVVCCLAERQYFLQSNSSTWEQARLHCQVCYKDLVSLTPDNNLQLVHNLNSSYWIGLRKTIRNDSYPWSSWSNGDPLTFQNWYPGHPVLSKPKDHVMKDNYGSSLPNECGCSCTNEGKPTNVTPAPTAAGSYNDTGYGNDTDDPFPEDENMTTLSTMEAMAKMKVIEKAERTTMATEVTTMTSEMTTGPTFFTGVTGGISGTNETDTDENQCIALYSFGLWFDQICSKPTPYICYEDRFYGNATMTNKTLHNGTLHWTRGPGDISDYRVEVNSSDYNLTLNHSNLNRTYLTYDLSNLTAGTQYKVQVFPIKCGRDLNPQNVSFYTKPDVIKYLNVTKVSETNISLSWSAPEGNRDFYYIQVRGQPHLKMTTHTESAVVKGLIPGGYYTFDVNAKVEDESIEGDPLNISSYTKPGKVSNLKVSDPTADSVHLQWEQPAGNISGFRVDVLHEEYVNNKTLKYIDLNNTSLRVTELPAGAKLWLSVVALVPDAFVKGEPSTVIAYTSPGGITDLELVPATYTITVTWTAPTGNYETFSVQLNLTALEQEVEKKEQNASPLSFTGLKAGAEYTVTVTTLNGYLKSQPSSGTVFTFPVQPEPAKIDSFDESHVTLSWGAPKASQGVELTYLVKYTTEFWNLAKNVIVKNATTYIFHGLHAGTNYDFEVRVKAGTQESSPVTVSRMTTPKKRVRTITLKCSSSVPLHCEDIRTQTEVLSKLQEHFRKEFYKKIDIVFWELDWREA
- the LOC115138910 gene encoding receptor-type tyrosine-protein phosphatase eta-like isoform X2 produces the protein MDRIQHLLLWAVLVVCCLAERQYFLQSNSSTWEQARLHCQVCYKDLVSLTPDNNLQLVHNLNSSYWIGLRKTIRNDSYPWSSWSNGDPLTFQNWYPGHPVLSKPKDHVMKDNYGSSLPNECGCSCTNEGKPTNVTPAPTAAGSYNDTGYGNDTDDPFPEDENMTTLSTMEAMAKMKVIEKAERTTMATEVTTMTSEMTTGPTFFTGVTGGISGTNETDTDENQCIALYSFGLWFDQICSKPTPYICYEDRFYGNATMTNKTLHNGTLHWTRGPGDISDYRVEVNSSDYNLTLNHSNLNRTYLTYDLSNLTAGTQYKVQVFPIKCGRDLNPQNVSFYTKPDVIKYLNVTKVSETNISLSWSAPEGNRDFYYIQVRGQPHLKMTTHTESAVVKGLIPGGYYTFDVNAKVEDESIEGDPLNISSYTKPGKVSNLKVSDPTADSVHLQWEQPAGNISGFRVDVLHEEYVNNKTLKYIDLNNTSLRVTELPAGAKLWLSVVALVPDAFVKGEPSTVIAYTSPGGITDLELVPATYTITVTWTAPTGNYETFSVQLNLTALEQEVEKKEQNASPLSFTGLKAGAEYTVTVTTLNGYLKSQPSSGTVFTFPVQPEPAKIDSFDESHVTLSWGAPKASQGVELTYLVKYTTEFWNLAKNVIVKNATTYIFHGLHAGTNYDFEVRVKAGTQESSPVTVSRMTTPKKRVRTITLKCSSSVPLHCEDIRTQTEVLSKLQEHFRKEFYKKIDIVFWELDWREA